A region of the Rhizobium binae genome:
GGCAGAAACGCTTCCTCACCTGGGGCATCATCATTGCCGTCTTCGGCATGCGCATCGTCTTTCCGCTGGCGATCGTCGCGATCGCGGCGCGGATCGGCCCCTGGGACGCGCTGATGCTGGCTGCCCGCGAACCCGAAGAATATGCCCGCATCATGAACGATGCGCATCTGCCGATCGCCGCCTTCGGCGGCACCTTCCTGATGATGGTCGGCCTCAGCTATTTCTTCGACCACGAGAAGACAATCCATTGGCTTCGCGGCCTGGAAAAGGTGATGGCGCGCTCGGCGACCATCAGGGGCATCGAGATCGCCTTCGTGCTGGCGCTGATGCTTGTTTTCTCCTGGCTGATCGGCGGCGAGGAAGCCAGCATCTTCGTCCATTGCGCCATCTACGGCCTGCTCACCTTCCTGGCGGTCGAGGTCGTCGGCGAGCTGCTCGACGCTTCGCAGCAGGCGATGAGCGCGGCCGCCAAAGGCGGCCTCGGCGCCTTCATCTATCTGGAGGTGCTGGATGCCAGCTTCTCCTTCGACGGCGTCATCGGCGCCTTCGCCTTGACGCAGAATCTCTTCGTCATCGCGATCGGCCTCGGCATCGGCGCCATGTACGTGCGCTCGATGACGATCATGCTGGTGGAGAAGGGAACACTTGCCGAATACCGCTATCTCGAGCATGGCGCCTTCTACGCCATCCTGATCCTCGCGGTGATCATGTATGCGCAGACCCTGGTGCACATCCCCGAGGTGATCACCGGCCTCGGCGGCGCGGCCCTGATCGGCCTGTCGCTCTGGTCTTCCATCCGCCACAACAGGCGCGAGCGGGAAGACCACGCCCCCCGGCAGGAGGAACTTCACGCCTGACGACATCAAAAATAAAGCCCGCGACCATCCGGTTGCGGGCTGTTTCATTCATCTATGCCTTGAAGATATCAGCGGCTGACCTGATCGAAGGAAGCCGGATCGATGCCGAGCTCCCTGAGGTCGCGGGCGCGTGG
Encoded here:
- a CDS encoding DUF475 domain-containing protein — translated: MNQTATPKSSLGYFRWAFIVTALGLILGAVLGWQTTGTIGGMATVFFICTVLAVLEISLSFDNAIVNANKLKEMTPLWQKRFLTWGIIIAVFGMRIVFPLAIVAIAARIGPWDALMLAAREPEEYARIMNDAHLPIAAFGGTFLMMVGLSYFFDHEKTIHWLRGLEKVMARSATIRGIEIAFVLALMLVFSWLIGGEEASIFVHCAIYGLLTFLAVEVVGELLDASQQAMSAAAKGGLGAFIYLEVLDASFSFDGVIGAFALTQNLFVIAIGLGIGAMYVRSMTIMLVEKGTLAEYRYLEHGAFYAILILAVIMYAQTLVHIPEVITGLGGAALIGLSLWSSIRHNRREREDHAPRQEELHA